The following are encoded in a window of Arctopsyche grandis isolate Sample6627 chromosome 2, ASM5162203v2, whole genome shotgun sequence genomic DNA:
- the LOC143922312 gene encoding uncharacterized protein LOC143922312 — translation MVPAGMNNNNKRSKRKKRLAHVLDELARQMAAVLRQQQLQQLLQQQQQQEQQQQQQQEQQQQQLLQQQQQQRQQQQQQRHQQQQPQQQQQQQQQQQQQQQQLEMQRQQQQQQLEMQRQQQQQQEEEQEEQQQQQQEQQQQQQQQQEEQQQQQQQQQQQQQQQQQQQQQQQQQLEMQQDIDRDNNNVKVNVDIDEVINASEAQIQTELPIADVRIPGSCLQECESGVGDPNLAAYLQQLMEYEDQEAPLDLSVNRNTIGYNPFMLHTLEMIPMGLLHGQGNYPVPIVRGDVASRTTKESVACRYNLSVSPVVEEMPPGSDLAFVCPVCGQMFSLQHRLAKHMASMHRTKQGVSIQSVSRSYGCEVCLRRFARSDMLTRHMRLHTGLKPYNCNTCGQVFSRSDHLSTHTRTHTGEKPYKCPQCSYAACRRDMITRHLRTHSPKFNQLNPQ, via the coding sequence ATGGTACCTGCAGGAATGAACAATAACAACAAACGATCTAAAAGGAAGAAACGTCTCGCTCACGTATTGGACGAATTGGCACGGCAAATGGCAGCAGTCCTGCGGCAACAGCAATTACAACAACTACTACAACAGCAGCAACAACAGGAgcaacaacagcaacaacaacaagagcaacaacagcagcagctgctacagcagcagcagcagcaacggcagcaacagcagcagcaacGGCACCAACAGCAGCAGCCgcaacaacagcagcagcagcaacaacaacaacaacaacaacaacaacaattaGAAATGCAgcgacaacaacaacaacaacaattaGAAATGCAGCGacaacagcaacaacaacaagaagaagaacaagaagaacaacaacaacaacaacaagaacaacaacaacaacaacaacaacaacaggaagaacaacaacaacaacaacaacaacaacaacaacaacagcagcaacaacaacaacagcagcaacaacaacaacaacaattaGAAATGCAGCAAGATATCGACCGCGACAATAACAATGTGAAAGTAAACGTCGACATTGACGAAGTAATTAATGCCAGCGAGGCACAAATACAAACAGAACTACCAATAGCCGATGTCCGCATACCTGGCTCATGTCTTCAAGAATGCGAAAGCGGAGTAGGTGATCCGAATCTGGCCGCTTATTTGCAACAATTGATGGAATATGAAGATCAGGAAGCCCCTCTGGACCTGTCCGTCAACAGGAACACGATCGGGTACAATCCATTCATGCTGCACACTCTGGAGATGATTCCGATGGGTCTTCTGCACGGACAGGGCAACTACCCCGTGCCTATTGTTAGGGGGGATGTCGCATCGCGTACCACGAAAGAGTCAGTAGCCTGCAGATACAATTTGTCAGTGTCTCCAGTAGTTGAAGAGATGCCACCAGGCTCCGACTTGGCTTTCGTGTGTCCAGTTTGCGGACAGATGTTCAGTCTGCAGCATCGTTTGGCTAAGCACATGGCCTCAATGCACAGGACCAAGCAAGGCGTCTCCATCCAGTCCGTCTCCAGGTCTTATGGCTGCGAGGTCTGCTTGAGACGTTTCGCCCGCAGCGATATGCTCACAAGACATATGCGTTTGCACACGGGCCTGAAACCGTACAATTGTAATACGTGCGGTCAAGTATTCTCGAGGTCTGACCACCTGTCGACACACACGCGCACTCACACGGGTGAAAAACCCTATAAGTGCCCGCAATGTTCTTACGCAGCCTGTCGCAGGGACATGATCACCAGGCATCTGCGTACTCACTCGCCGAAATTCAACCAGCTGAATCCTCAGTAA